In one Streptomyces sp. T12 genomic region, the following are encoded:
- a CDS encoding secondary thiamine-phosphate synthase enzyme YjbQ: MSDAFTTRVLNVASGSSERVVDITRDCEAFLQEAAAGRDGLLNVFVPHATAGIAIIETGAGSDDDLLAALHSLLPADDRWQHRHGSPGHGRDHVLPAIVPPHATLPVLAGRLELGTWQSVCLVDTNKDNPRRQVRLSFLA, encoded by the coding sequence ATGTCAGACGCCTTCACCACCCGAGTCCTGAACGTCGCCTCCGGCTCCTCGGAGCGGGTCGTGGACATCACCCGCGACTGCGAGGCCTTCCTGCAGGAGGCGGCGGCCGGCCGCGACGGCCTCCTGAACGTCTTCGTGCCGCACGCGACGGCCGGCATCGCGATCATCGAGACGGGCGCCGGCAGCGACGACGACCTCCTGGCCGCCCTGCACTCCCTCCTCCCCGCCGACGACCGCTGGCAACACCGCCACGGCAGCCCCGGCCACGGCCGCGACCACGTCCTCCCGGCGATCGTCCCGCCGCACGCGACGCTGCCGGTGCTGGCTGGGCGGCTGGAACTCGGGACGTGGCAGTCGGTGTGCCTCGTGGACACGAACAAGGACAATCCTCGTCGGCAGGTGCGGTTGTCGTTCCTTGCGTGA
- a CDS encoding putative leader peptide: MLRSALLTTRGHIDLLRVASAACRRGR; this comes from the coding sequence ATGTTGCGTTCAGCCCTGCTCACCACGCGCGGTCACATCGACCTGCTGCGGGTGGCCTCCGCCGCGTGTCGCCGCGGCCGCTGA
- a CDS encoding ABC transporter permease translates to MSISHAPPSSIETDIPLKSNFENPTAVDVVPLLPASSRRTRVPRWLRRTTGPVLLLILWQLLSSTGLLTADVLASPGRIAQVAGDLISDGSLPSAMGTSLQRVAAGLALGTVVGTGLALLSGLFRIGEDLVDAPVQMLRTVPFVGLIPLFIIWFGIGEAPKVAIITLGVTFPLYLNVYAGIRGVDAQLIEAGESLGLSRWGLVRHVVLPGALPGALTGLRYSLGIAWLALVFAEQVNADSGIGFLMVQARDFLRTDVIVVCLIVYAFLGLLADFIVRSLERLLLQWRPTFTGR, encoded by the coding sequence GTGAGCATCAGCCATGCCCCACCCAGCTCTATCGAGACCGATATTCCCCTCAAATCCAACTTTGAGAACCCGACCGCCGTCGATGTAGTCCCCCTCCTCCCCGCCTCCTCCCGCCGCACCCGCGTCCCCCGCTGGCTGCGTCGCACCACCGGCCCCGTCCTGCTCCTCATCCTGTGGCAACTGCTCAGCAGTACCGGGCTGTTGACAGCAGACGTCCTCGCCTCGCCCGGCCGCATCGCCCAGGTCGCGGGTGACCTGATCTCCGACGGCTCACTGCCCTCGGCCATGGGGACGTCCCTCCAGCGCGTCGCCGCCGGGCTGGCGCTGGGCACCGTCGTCGGGACCGGACTCGCCCTGCTCTCGGGCCTGTTCCGGATCGGTGAGGACCTCGTGGACGCGCCGGTACAGATGTTGCGGACCGTGCCCTTCGTCGGGCTCATCCCGCTGTTCATCATCTGGTTCGGGATCGGCGAGGCGCCCAAGGTCGCCATCATCACGCTCGGCGTGACCTTCCCGCTCTATCTCAACGTCTACGCCGGTATCCGCGGCGTGGACGCCCAGTTGATCGAGGCCGGGGAGTCCCTCGGGCTGTCCAGGTGGGGGCTGGTGCGGCATGTCGTGCTGCCCGGTGCGCTGCCGGGCGCCCTGACCGGCCTGCGCTACTCGCTCGGCATCGCCTGGCTCGCCCTCGTCTTCGCCGAGCAGGTCAACGCCGACTCCGGCATCGGGTTCCTCATGGTGCAGGCGCGGGACTTCCTGCGGACCGACGTGATCGTGGTCTGCCTGATCGTCTACGCCTTCCTCGGCCTGCTCGCCGACTTCATCGTCCGCTCCCTCGAAAGGCTGCTGCTGCAATGGCGACCGACGTTCACCGGCCGGTGA
- a CDS encoding ABC transporter ATP-binding protein: MATDVHRPVSPKATQPVQTTQAVQPVQVAQPAQAVHVEGLTRSFDGRAVIDRLQLNVRPGEFVALLGRSGCGKSTLLRILAGLDRDIEGTVLVPRRKAVAFQAPRLMPWKKVWRNVLLGLPGKPGRAVAEQALKEVGLEHRTDAWPKTLSGGEAQRASLARALVREPDLLLLDEPFGALDALTRIKAQRLVGELWQRRGCAVLLVTHDVEEAVLLADRVLVMDDGVIAHEQRIDLDRRRDITDPRFAELRAGLLERLGVDTAAEAA; this comes from the coding sequence ATGGCGACCGACGTTCACCGGCCGGTGAGCCCCAAGGCCACCCAGCCCGTGCAGACCACCCAGGCCGTGCAGCCCGTACAGGTCGCGCAGCCCGCACAGGCCGTGCACGTCGAGGGGCTGACCCGCTCCTTCGACGGGCGCGCGGTCATCGACCGGCTTCAACTCAACGTCCGGCCGGGCGAGTTCGTCGCTCTCCTCGGCCGCAGCGGCTGCGGCAAGTCCACCCTGCTGCGTATCCTCGCCGGCCTCGACCGCGACATCGAGGGCACCGTCCTGGTGCCGCGCCGCAAGGCCGTCGCCTTCCAGGCGCCGCGGCTGATGCCGTGGAAGAAGGTGTGGCGCAACGTGCTGCTGGGCCTGCCGGGCAAGCCCGGCCGCGCGGTCGCCGAGCAGGCGCTCAAGGAGGTCGGCCTGGAGCACCGTACGGACGCCTGGCCCAAGACGCTCTCCGGGGGCGAGGCCCAACGCGCCTCCCTCGCAAGGGCGTTGGTCCGTGAACCCGATCTGCTGCTGCTCGACGAGCCGTTCGGCGCGCTCGACGCGCTCACCCGGATCAAGGCCCAGCGTCTGGTGGGCGAGTTGTGGCAACGGCGCGGCTGCGCGGTCCTGCTCGTCACGCACGACGTCGAGGAGGCCGTACTCCTGGCCGACCGCGTCCTCGTGATGGACGACGGGGTCATCGCGCACGAGCAGCGCATCGATCTCGACCGGCGCCGCGACATCACCGACCCCCGGTTCGCGGAACTGCGCGCCGGCCTGCTGGAGCGCCTCGGCGTCGACACCGCCGCCGAAGCAGCCTGA
- a CDS encoding ABC transporter substrate-binding protein, with translation MRRRLVPAALLLPLALLLSACGGSSSASTGGDTDGSGSLTLNVGDQKGGSEAILRAAGELKNLDYKIKWSTFTSGPPLLEAVNAEAVDIGGVGNTPPVFAAGAGSKITVVAAFHGASKGDAILVPNDSKLTKPEQLKGKSIAVAQGSSANYQLVASLKAAGLTLSDVDVKYLQPADALAAFTAGKVDAWAVWDPYTSQVLVAKQGRILTTGDGITNGLTFQVAAPSALQDKKKAGAIKDYLARLRRATAWVNGHQEEWAKVWAKDTGLPYDVALASVKRTNATRISVAVDKPLIASEQEIADAFTELKLIPKKVDFGDFVDTRYNGGLPPSTTESRASGGS, from the coding sequence ATGCGACGTCGCCTCGTCCCCGCCGCGCTGCTTCTCCCCCTGGCCCTGCTCCTGTCCGCCTGCGGAGGCAGCTCGTCGGCCTCGACCGGCGGCGACACCGACGGCTCGGGCTCCCTCACCCTCAACGTCGGTGACCAGAAGGGCGGTTCGGAGGCGATCCTGCGCGCCGCCGGAGAGCTGAAGAACCTCGACTACAAGATCAAGTGGTCCACCTTCACCTCCGGTCCGCCACTGCTGGAGGCGGTCAACGCCGAGGCCGTCGACATCGGCGGCGTCGGCAACACCCCGCCGGTCTTCGCGGCGGGAGCGGGCTCGAAGATCACGGTGGTGGCCGCGTTCCACGGTGCCTCGAAGGGCGACGCGATCCTCGTACCGAACGACTCGAAGCTGACGAAGCCCGAGCAGCTCAAGGGCAAGTCGATCGCCGTGGCGCAGGGCTCCTCCGCCAACTACCAGCTCGTCGCGTCCCTCAAGGCGGCCGGGCTGACGCTGAGCGACGTCGACGTCAAGTACCTGCAGCCGGCCGACGCGCTGGCCGCGTTCACCGCCGGCAAGGTCGACGCGTGGGCCGTGTGGGATCCGTACACCTCGCAGGTGCTCGTGGCCAAGCAGGGCAGGATCCTGACGACCGGCGACGGGATCACCAACGGCCTCACCTTCCAGGTGGCGGCGCCCTCCGCACTGCAGGACAAGAAGAAGGCCGGTGCCATCAAGGACTACCTGGCGCGGCTGCGGCGCGCCACGGCATGGGTCAACGGCCATCAGGAGGAGTGGGCCAAGGTCTGGGCGAAGGACACCGGGCTGCCCTACGACGTCGCGCTGGCCTCGGTGAAGCGGACCAACGCCACCCGGATCTCGGTCGCGGTCGACAAGCCGCTCATCGCCTCGGAACAGGAGATCGCCGACGCCTTCACCGAGTTGAAGCTCATCCCGAAGAAGGTGGACTTCGGTGACTTCGTGGACACGCGGTACAACGGTGGCCTGCCGCCGTCGACCACCGAGTCCCGCGCCTCGGGGGGTTCGTGA
- a CDS encoding LLM class flavin-dependent oxidoreductase — translation MTVHLHWFLPTGGDGRTLVDRHAYGANQAGKPIGVRAPDIDYLAQIAKAAERLGFEAVLTPTGTWCEDAWLTTVALAQHTERLKFLVAFRPGLISPTLAAQMAATYQRITRGRLLLNVVTGGDSAEQRRFGDRLDHDQRYARTDEFLSVVRGVWRGEPYDFHGAHYQVDGGLTALPPDPVPQLFFGGSSPAAGPVAARHADVYLTWGEPPAQVKEKIDWIRSLAEREGRTVRFGIRLHTISRDSSADAWSTAHRLLDDLDAGTVAAAQAALGRSESVGQQRMLALHGGSRGDLEIYPNLWAGVGLVRGGAGTALVGSHAEVAERIEEYHALGVEHFVLSGYPHLEEAYWFGEGVIPELAARGLLGGTAAEAEAKAEAGVPLLVAGGR, via the coding sequence ATGACCGTCCATCTCCACTGGTTCCTGCCGACCGGCGGCGACGGCCGCACCCTGGTGGACCGGCACGCCTATGGGGCCAACCAGGCCGGGAAGCCGATCGGCGTACGCGCCCCCGACATCGACTACTTGGCCCAAATCGCCAAGGCCGCCGAGCGGTTGGGCTTCGAGGCGGTCCTCACTCCGACCGGCACCTGGTGCGAGGACGCCTGGCTGACCACCGTGGCCCTCGCCCAGCACACCGAACGCCTGAAGTTCCTGGTCGCGTTCCGGCCGGGCCTGATCTCGCCGACGCTCGCCGCGCAGATGGCGGCGACGTACCAGCGCATCACGCGGGGGCGGCTGCTGCTCAACGTGGTCACCGGCGGCGACTCGGCCGAGCAGCGCCGCTTCGGCGACCGCCTCGACCACGATCAGCGGTATGCCCGTACGGACGAGTTCCTGTCCGTCGTACGTGGGGTCTGGCGCGGTGAGCCGTACGACTTCCACGGTGCCCACTACCAGGTCGACGGCGGGCTGACCGCACTGCCGCCGGACCCGGTGCCGCAGCTGTTCTTCGGCGGTTCCTCCCCGGCGGCCGGGCCGGTCGCGGCGCGGCATGCGGACGTGTATCTGACCTGGGGTGAACCGCCCGCGCAGGTCAAGGAGAAGATCGACTGGATCCGCTCGCTCGCCGAGCGGGAGGGCCGTACGGTCCGGTTCGGGATCCGGCTGCACACCATCTCCCGCGACTCGTCCGCCGACGCCTGGTCGACCGCCCACCGGCTGCTCGACGACCTCGACGCGGGCACGGTCGCGGCGGCGCAGGCGGCGCTCGGGCGCAGCGAGTCGGTGGGGCAGCAGCGCATGCTCGCCCTGCACGGCGGCTCCCGCGGCGATCTGGAGATCTACCCGAACCTCTGGGCGGGCGTCGGCCTGGTCCGGGGTGGTGCGGGAACCGCGCTGGTCGGGAGCCATGCCGAGGTCGCCGAGAGGATCGAGGAGTACCACGCGCTGGGGGTCGAGCACTTCGTGCTGTCCGGGTATCCGCACCTGGAGGAGGCGTACTGGTTCGGGGAGGGGGTGATTCCCGAGCTGGCGGCCCGCGGCCTGCTCGGCGGCACGGCCGCGGAGGCCGAGGCCAAGGCCGAGGCCGGTGTTCCGCTGCTCGTCGCGGGCGGGCGCTGA
- a CDS encoding NAD(P)-binding domain-containing protein gives MNNTEAVAAAEAVGAVGVVDVVVIGAGQAGLSSAYHLRRTGFQPDRDFVVLDHSPGPGGAWQFRWPSLTYGKVHGMHALPGMELTGADPERASSEVIAEYFDSYERNFDLRVRRPVDVRAVREGPDGRLLVESSAGTWSTRTLINATGTWDRPFWPRYPGQETFRGRQLHTAQYPGPKEFAGQRVVVVGGGASGTQHLLEVARYAAATTWVTRRPPVFREGPFSEDVGRAAVALVEERVRQGLPPKSVVSVTGLPLNDAVRQGLADGVLDRQPMFDRITPDGVEWQDGRRVDADVILWATGFRAAIDHLAPLRLREPGGGIRVEGTRAVADPRIHLVGYGPSASTIGANRAGRAAVRDIRRLLTEEPAAA, from the coding sequence GTGAACAACACTGAGGCGGTCGCGGCGGCCGAAGCAGTCGGCGCGGTCGGCGTAGTCGACGTGGTCGTCATAGGCGCTGGTCAGGCAGGACTGTCCAGCGCCTACCACCTGCGACGCACCGGTTTCCAGCCGGACCGCGACTTCGTGGTGCTCGACCACTCCCCCGGTCCGGGCGGCGCCTGGCAGTTCCGGTGGCCCTCGCTGACGTACGGCAAGGTGCACGGGATGCACGCGCTGCCCGGCATGGAGCTGACCGGCGCCGACCCCGAGCGGGCGTCGTCCGAGGTCATCGCCGAGTACTTCGACAGCTACGAGCGGAACTTCGACCTGCGTGTGCGGCGGCCGGTCGACGTGCGTGCCGTACGCGAGGGCCCGGACGGGCGGCTGCTCGTCGAGAGCTCGGCCGGCACCTGGTCGACGCGAACGCTGATCAACGCGACCGGCACCTGGGACCGGCCGTTCTGGCCGCGCTACCCCGGTCAGGAGACGTTCCGGGGGCGGCAGTTGCACACCGCGCAGTACCCCGGGCCCAAGGAGTTCGCCGGGCAGCGGGTCGTCGTGGTGGGCGGGGGCGCCTCCGGCACCCAGCATCTGCTGGAAGTCGCCCGGTACGCCGCCGCCACGACGTGGGTCACGCGGCGCCCGCCCGTGTTCCGCGAGGGCCCGTTCAGCGAGGATGTGGGCCGGGCGGCCGTCGCACTCGTCGAGGAACGGGTCCGGCAGGGCCTGCCGCCGAAGAGCGTCGTCTCCGTCACGGGACTCCCCCTCAACGACGCCGTCCGGCAGGGGCTCGCGGACGGGGTCCTGGACCGGCAGCCCATGTTCGACCGGATCACACCGGACGGGGTGGAGTGGCAGGACGGGCGGCGCGTGGACGCCGACGTGATCCTGTGGGCGACCGGTTTCCGCGCCGCCATCGACCATCTGGCCCCGCTGCGTCTTCGCGAGCCGGGCGGCGGGATCCGGGTGGAGGGGACCCGCGCGGTCGCCGACCCTCGCATCCACCTGGTCGGCTACGGGCCCTCCGCCAGCACGATCGGCGCCAACCGGGCCGGCCGCGCGGCCGTACGGGACATCAGGAGGTTGCTGACCGAGGAGCCGGCGGCGGCGTGA
- the mltG gene encoding endolytic transglycosylase MltG — MHLNTPPRNTIRLTHRGRIALIAAGAVVAGAAVAVPLLILGEEEPARPTSLVIPEGWRASQVYAAVDKALALPPGSTRKSLGKLDLKLPNDADGNPEGYLFPATYPLEHNGTKATPDSLLSAMVDTANKKFSGAPIAAGAQRNAMNVYQAVTIASIVQAEAGSKADMGKVARVIFNRLERGMPLQMDSTINYALGRSTLKTTEADTRIESPYNSYQRMGLPPTPIDNPGEDAMRAAISPSPGDWLYFVTVKPGDTRFTADYAEHQRNVAEFNAQQKASPASPKPTK; from the coding sequence ATGCACTTGAACACTCCGCCACGGAACACGATTCGACTGACGCACCGGGGCCGTATCGCTCTCATCGCCGCCGGCGCCGTCGTGGCCGGTGCCGCCGTGGCGGTGCCGCTGCTGATCCTCGGCGAGGAGGAGCCGGCGCGGCCCACCTCGCTGGTGATCCCTGAGGGCTGGCGCGCGAGCCAGGTGTACGCCGCCGTCGACAAGGCCCTCGCCCTGCCGCCCGGGTCCACCAGGAAGTCCCTCGGCAAGCTCGACCTCAAACTCCCGAACGACGCCGACGGCAACCCCGAGGGCTACCTCTTCCCGGCGACGTATCCACTGGAACACAACGGTACGAAGGCGACGCCGGACTCCCTGCTGTCGGCCATGGTCGACACCGCCAACAAGAAGTTCAGCGGCGCCCCGATCGCCGCCGGCGCTCAGCGCAACGCCATGAACGTCTATCAGGCGGTCACCATCGCGAGCATCGTCCAGGCCGAGGCCGGCAGCAAGGCCGACATGGGCAAGGTGGCCAGAGTCATCTTCAACCGGCTCGAACGCGGGATGCCGCTGCAGATGGACTCCACCATCAACTACGCGCTGGGCCGCTCCACGCTCAAGACCACCGAGGCCGACACGCGGATCGAGAGCCCCTACAACTCGTACCAGCGCATGGGCCTGCCGCCCACGCCGATCGACAACCCCGGCGAGGACGCGATGCGCGCCGCGATCAGTCCGTCCCCGGGCGACTGGCTGTACTTCGTCACGGTCAAGCCGGGCGACACCCGCTTCACGGCCGACTACGCGGAACACCAGCGCAATGTCGCCGAGTTCAACGCCCAGCAGAAGGCGAGCCCGGCAAGCCCGAAGCCGACGAAGTGA